Proteins from one Egibacteraceae bacterium genomic window:
- a CDS encoding ABC transporter permease subunit: MNATVAQLTARSLLGRRRALVLLALPAILLLLSVTLRVFAGVGDGATIGLLGGFGLGTIVPLLALIAGTGAIGPEIDDGSVVYLLAKPLRRSTIVTSKLAVSVGVVTAVAAVPMLVAGLVLWGGADRLAVAYGVGALVAGVAYCAVFLLLAVVTRNAVVVGLLYALIWESLIGGFVPGAQVLSIQQWALAVTERLLGAAAQPLGVSSAVSFGAAVALLLAVTVGATLYAGHRLRVLRVTSGET; this comes from the coding sequence GTGCTGCTGGCGCTGCCGGCCATCCTGCTGCTGCTGTCCGTGACGCTGCGGGTGTTCGCCGGGGTCGGTGACGGCGCCACGATCGGGTTGCTCGGTGGCTTCGGGCTCGGGACCATCGTGCCGCTGCTGGCCCTGATCGCCGGCACCGGGGCGATCGGCCCCGAGATCGACGACGGGTCGGTGGTCTACCTGCTGGCGAAGCCCCTGCGGCGCTCCACGATCGTCACATCGAAGCTGGCGGTGTCGGTGGGGGTCGTCACGGCTGTCGCTGCGGTGCCGATGCTGGTGGCCGGGCTGGTGCTGTGGGGCGGTGCGGACAGGCTCGCGGTGGCCTACGGCGTCGGCGCGCTCGTCGCCGGGGTCGCGTACTGCGCGGTGTTCCTCCTGCTCGCGGTGGTCACCCGCAACGCGGTGGTGGTCGGCCTGCTGTACGCGCTGATCTGGGAGTCGCTGATCGGCGGGTTCGTCCCGGGAGCCCAGGTGCTGAGCATCCAGCAGTGGGCGCTGGCCGTCACCGAGCGGCTGCTCGGCGCCGCGGCACAGCCGCTGGGTGTGTCATCGGCGGTGAGCTTCGGCGCCGCCGTCGCGTTGCTGCTGGCCGTGACGGTGGGCGCCACCCTGTACGCGGGCCACCGCCTGCGGGTCCTGCGGGTCACCAGCGGCGAGACCTGA